In one Candidatus Aegiribacteria sp. genomic region, the following are encoded:
- a CDS encoding type 4a pilus biogenesis protein PilO: protein MNKYLRDPRSYILILGVLLVVALIYLYPRSISADLVDRIEIAEQNLEMKQTELISLQSGTSSDMAITEQEINLLSQQLAELDRYLPRSYDQDEVLDMLTEKAENSGLHIKVLTPLPPVTQGDYLIYGWQVQISGRFHRLGVFLDQLTQQMMITSVSNLSVIQQKASDGNYNNMEASFTVSAFVQP from the coding sequence ATGAATAAATATCTTCGAGACCCCAGGTCTTATATTCTAATATTAGGTGTTCTTCTGGTTGTAGCTTTGATCTACCTCTATCCTCGATCGATATCCGCCGATCTTGTTGACAGGATAGAGATCGCCGAACAGAATCTTGAAATGAAGCAGACTGAGCTGATCTCGCTTCAATCAGGTACATCATCTGACATGGCGATAACCGAACAGGAAATCAATCTTCTTTCCCAGCAGCTTGCTGAACTCGATAGATATCTTCCACGCAGCTATGATCAGGATGAAGTTCTCGATATGCTGACTGAGAAGGCTGAAAACAGCGGGCTTCATATCAAGGTTCTCACTCCGCTGCCTCCCGTTACGCAGGGAGATTACCTGATTTACGGCTGGCAGGTACAAATTTCCGGACGTTTTCACAGGCTCGGAGTTTTTCTGGATCAACTTACGCAGCAGATGATGATTACTTCCGTATCCAACCTGTCAGTAATCCAGCAGAAGGCTTCTGATGGAAATTACAACAATATGGAGGCGTCTTTCACAGTGTCAGCCTTCGTGCAGCCATAG
- the pilQ gene encoding type IV pilus secretin PilQ, with the protein MMRLFTVSSLLLLLAMPVVAYRITDISVVPGGNVTLVTITADESISYERFLLTDPMRIVLDIGDAVHALPSMDFSVGRGGVTSIRTSQYKAPPEGIVRIIIDVNGELLNYSASLNDNQLILEMNTDPSGIPFASWSATSEYVEPVITGGDVAPLSSPASTTLSGQITSSSARGVRISESHREVDDGFPVEWAGSGGRNITIDVVDASLRTVLRSISDVSGLNIILPENYTASVTARLKNVGWRDALTAILNSQGLVASMQGNVLRVMPRDSFYDEINQMATTRNERENLQDLQTEVFVIRYATAESINNALTTALSTRGQISVDDRTNSIIITDIPYKLQEIGRLLPILDSPTAQVMIEAKLVEIDVAYANEMGIDWSVGNLNRSNDLIHGGMSSSGLAVGSETASISFGTITNILDINAALTFLETNNHAHILSEPRIAIIDNMTGTVMSGKEIPLTLQDASGNTYISMYKIGVELTVTPHINADNNVTLELQPSVSELSGEATSAQQPIILTQSANTTLMIDDGATAVIGGIMRSKHTTVRKAIPLLGQIPLLGNLLFSYNSDRMDQTELVIFVTPHIIRPY; encoded by the coding sequence GTGATGCGTCTGTTTACCGTAAGTAGTCTTCTGCTGCTTCTGGCAATGCCGGTTGTAGCGTACAGGATTACCGATATTTCGGTAGTGCCCGGCGGCAACGTGACTCTTGTCACAATTACTGCTGATGAATCTATCTCATACGAAAGATTCCTACTGACAGATCCCATGAGGATTGTTCTGGATATAGGTGATGCGGTTCATGCACTGCCTTCTATGGACTTTTCAGTCGGCAGAGGCGGTGTAACATCAATCAGAACCAGTCAGTACAAAGCTCCGCCCGAAGGAATCGTTAGAATTATCATCGATGTCAACGGTGAGTTGCTTAATTACAGTGCTTCTCTCAACGACAATCAACTTATCCTTGAAATGAATACAGATCCTTCAGGAATCCCTTTTGCCTCCTGGTCAGCTACTTCGGAGTATGTTGAACCTGTCATCACGGGTGGAGATGTCGCTCCACTCTCTTCACCTGCTTCAACAACTTTATCAGGGCAGATTACTTCCAGTTCTGCCAGAGGTGTCAGGATAAGTGAAAGTCATCGTGAGGTTGATGATGGATTCCCGGTGGAATGGGCCGGATCCGGGGGAAGAAACATTACAATCGATGTGGTTGACGCAAGTCTTCGAACTGTTCTCAGATCCATATCTGATGTAAGCGGTTTGAATATCATACTTCCTGAGAATTATACTGCATCTGTAACAGCCAGACTGAAGAATGTCGGCTGGAGAGATGCCTTGACCGCGATCCTAAATTCTCAGGGACTTGTAGCGAGCATGCAGGGGAATGTACTTCGAGTAATGCCTCGAGACTCTTTCTATGATGAAATCAATCAGATGGCTACCACTCGCAATGAAAGAGAGAATCTGCAGGATCTTCAAACCGAAGTTTTCGTGATAAGGTATGCCACCGCGGAAAGTATCAACAACGCGCTCACTACAGCCTTATCCACCAGGGGACAGATATCTGTCGATGACAGGACAAATTCCATCATAATCACGGATATTCCGTACAAGCTTCAGGAAATCGGGAGACTTCTGCCAATACTCGACAGTCCCACAGCCCAGGTGATGATCGAAGCAAAACTTGTTGAGATCGATGTCGCATACGCGAATGAGATGGGTATTGACTGGTCGGTAGGTAACCTGAACAGGTCAAATGATCTCATCCACGGAGGTATGAGTTCTTCAGGGCTTGCTGTTGGAAGCGAAACCGCTTCAATATCCTTTGGTACGATTACGAATATTCTTGATATTAACGCGGCGCTGACATTCCTCGAAACCAATAATCATGCGCACATTCTGTCTGAACCCAGAATTGCCATAATTGACAACATGACGGGTACCGTTATGTCCGGAAAGGAAATTCCGCTTACTCTTCAGGATGCCAGTGGAAATACATATATCTCCATGTACAAGATTGGTGTTGAACTGACAGTCACTCCGCACATCAATGCGGACAACAATGTAACACTTGAGCTACAGCCTAGCGTTAGTGAACTGTCAGGTGAAGCAACATCTGCGCAGCAGCCTATAATCCTGACTCAGAGCGCGAATACAACATTAATGATAGACGATGGCGCCACAGCGGTTATAGGCGGGATAATGAGAAGCAAGCATACTACCGTTAGAAAAGCAATTCCGCTGCTGGGTCAGATTCCACTGCTTGGAAATCTGCTTTTCTCCTACAACTCTGACCGTATGGATCAGACCGAGCTGGTAATATTCGTAACTCCTCACATAATCAGACCGTATTAA
- a CDS encoding RsmD family RNA methyltransferase, with translation MIRLGRGKWKGHILRPSSHLCRPTSSLVRGAFLDIAGFSLVNHATVWDLCSGTGAVGIEALSWGASECVFVDINPLAASFIYSAIRELGAAAYTLVLKGDVRKLVPKLDSKPDIVFIDPPYDHHKLYEWIDSVDWKRILSEDGMVFAECGTEAILQHDWKMRKYGGTHLMWKVLKETE, from the coding sequence TTGATTCGACTGGGGCGGGGAAAGTGGAAAGGACACATTCTCCGCCCTTCTTCCCATTTATGCAGGCCTACATCGTCTCTCGTTCGGGGAGCGTTTCTTGATATAGCGGGATTCTCACTCGTCAATCATGCAACTGTATGGGATCTATGCTCCGGCACTGGAGCAGTAGGGATTGAAGCGTTAAGCTGGGGCGCATCGGAATGTGTATTCGTAGACATAAATCCTCTTGCCGCATCCTTCATATATTCGGCCATTCGCGAATTAGGTGCTGCTGCATATACTTTAGTGCTTAAAGGCGACGTTCGGAAATTGGTTCCCAAACTGGATTCGAAACCGGACATAGTCTTCATTGATCCGCCATACGATCATCACAAACTTTACGAATGGATTGACAGTGTAGACTGGAAACGGATTCTATCAGAAGATGGAATGGTATTTGCTGAATGCGGAACTGAAGCAATATTACAGCATGACTGGAAAATGAGGAAATACGGAGGAACTCATCTCATGTGGAAAGTACTAAAAGAAACAGAATGA
- the coaD gene encoding pantetheine-phosphate adenylyltransferase, which produces MNIIYPGTFDPVTFGHIDIIRRALNIFDHIEIAVVARSSKELCFPVEERVNLMKMAMLETGIDRVSVTSFDSLLVDYMKKTDCRTFIRGLRANSDFEYEFQMQLVNRRLAPEISGLYLMPSEENMYLSSTIVREIARFGGDLSTIVTVGVREALEKRFAPSAESKSDDWMY; this is translated from the coding sequence ATGAATATTATTTATCCCGGCACATTCGATCCCGTAACATTCGGCCATATTGACATTATCAGAAGAGCACTGAACATATTCGATCATATTGAAATAGCAGTAGTAGCGCGATCTTCGAAAGAACTCTGTTTCCCTGTCGAGGAAAGGGTTAATCTGATGAAGATGGCAATGCTTGAAACGGGAATAGACAGAGTCAGTGTAACATCATTTGATTCTCTTCTTGTCGATTACATGAAGAAGACTGATTGCAGGACATTTATCAGGGGATTGAGAGCGAATTCCGATTTTGAGTATGAATTCCAGATGCAGCTGGTTAACAGACGACTGGCACCGGAGATATCAGGTTTATATCTTATGCCGTCTGAGGAGAACATGTACCTGTCTTCGACAATTGTCAGAGAGATAGCAAGATTCGGTGGTGATCTTTCAACTATTGTTACAGTAGGTGTAAGAGAAGCTCTTGAGAAAAGATTCGCCCCTTCGGCCGAAAGTAAATCCGACGATTGGATGTACTGA
- a CDS encoding pyridoxal phosphate-dependent aminotransferase, translating into MDYSRTAMSLTPSATLQLSTRARELSREGRDIISLSAGQPDFPTPIPIAEAGIDAIREGKTGYTASTGIPELKEAVAAQYSRRRNVNWLSSNVLVGCGAKHNLANLVRAAINPGDRVLLPRPFWVSYPEMIKASGGIPVFPEGGMNGSEIRKAAEEGAVGVFLNYPSNPTGFVPSVSFMREIADAVADTDMWVISDDIYEDLAYLDSGVPHILDFHPLLKDRTAVVSGVSKTYAMTGWRIGYSLACSEWTRLAGILQAHSTSNPCSISQWAALAALEGKANREKEEMHKSFQMRRDLVCELLAGVDGLEFKKPDGAFYVFPRLLTDPEKADTNRFCSELLFEEGVAVIPGSAFGAEGYIRISFAASADDIQRGIHRLREFLHRRLNT; encoded by the coding sequence ATGGATTATTCCAGAACCGCAATGTCACTCACCCCTTCTGCGACTCTGCAGCTCAGCACGCGGGCCAGGGAACTCAGCCGCGAGGGAAGAGATATCATTTCCCTTTCCGCCGGACAGCCGGATTTTCCTACACCGATTCCAATCGCAGAGGCAGGTATTGATGCAATCAGAGAGGGGAAAACAGGATATACAGCAAGCACAGGGATACCTGAGCTGAAAGAGGCTGTTGCCGCGCAGTATTCCAGAAGAAGAAACGTAAACTGGTTATCATCCAATGTACTTGTGGGATGTGGAGCGAAGCACAATCTTGCCAATCTTGTTCGGGCAGCGATTAATCCCGGAGACAGAGTTCTCCTGCCAAGGCCATTCTGGGTAAGCTACCCCGAGATGATCAAAGCTTCAGGCGGAATACCTGTATTTCCCGAGGGGGGCATGAACGGCTCAGAAATCAGGAAAGCAGCCGAAGAGGGTGCCGTGGGAGTATTTCTTAATTATCCCTCCAATCCCACCGGTTTTGTTCCCTCCGTCTCCTTCATGAGGGAGATTGCGGATGCGGTTGCTGACACGGACATGTGGGTAATTTCAGATGATATCTATGAAGATCTGGCATATCTTGATTCCGGTGTGCCGCATATTCTAGATTTCCACCCATTACTCAAAGATCGAACAGCTGTTGTCTCAGGAGTATCCAAAACCTATGCCATGACCGGGTGGAGAATAGGGTACTCTCTTGCATGCAGCGAATGGACCAGACTTGCCGGAATACTTCAGGCTCACTCAACTTCAAATCCCTGTTCCATTTCTCAGTGGGCAGCCCTTGCCGCGCTCGAGGGAAAAGCAAACAGGGAAAAAGAAGAAATGCACAAATCTTTCCAAATGAGAAGGGATTTGGTCTGTGAGCTTCTAGCCGGGGTTGATGGTCTGGAATTCAAAAAGCCGGATGGCGCGTTTTACGTTTTCCCTCGATTGCTCACTGATCCTGAAAAGGCTGACACAAACAGATTCTGCAGCGAACTTCTGTTCGAAGAAGGAGTAGCTGTAATACCCGGATCGGCATTTGGAGCTGAAGGGTATATTCGAATTTCCTTTGCGGCTTCTGCGGATGATATCCAAAGAGGTATACACAGGTTAAGGGAATTCCTGCACAGGAGGTTGAATACATGA
- a CDS encoding zinc-ribbon domain-containing protein: MIVNCPGCNCKYNIPSEKIGDSPKRFRCRKCSEVFMIHPPKPEKPEIPPIPVEMDENLKHAMRFARVLASDILVYNREIIEKARDEGNLPEVMEREIHKSWELWESRFPKESKTDPGIFSNALNYFLADGEEVFRNQTYS, translated from the coding sequence ATGATTGTTAATTGTCCGGGCTGTAATTGCAAGTATAACATTCCATCAGAGAAAATTGGTGACTCCCCCAAACGGTTTCGCTGCAGGAAATGTTCTGAAGTATTTATGATTCATCCTCCCAAACCGGAGAAACCTGAAATTCCGCCAATACCGGTTGAAATGGATGAAAATCTCAAACATGCTATGAGATTCGCGCGGGTTCTTGCCAGTGATATACTTGTCTACAATCGCGAGATCATTGAAAAAGCGAGAGATGAGGGAAATCTTCCAGAGGTTATGGAGCGGGAGATCCACAAATCGTGGGAACTCTGGGAGAGCAGGTTTCCAAAGGAGAGTAAAACTGATCCGGGGATTTTCAGTAACGCTTTGAATTACTTCCTTGCTGACGGTGAAGAAGTATTCAGAAATCAGACGTATTCCTGA